The DNA region GCTCCACCCGCGGGAGCGCGTAGCCCAGGAGAAGCTCCACCTGGCGCACGTCGCCGATCTCGCCGCCGGACATGAAGGTGATGGCTTCGCCCTTGGCCCCCGCGCGCGCCGTGCGGCCCACGCGGTGCACGTACCCGTCCGGGTCCTGCGGGGCGTCGTAGTTGATCACGTGCGAGATCCCCTCGACGTCCAGCCCGCGCTGCGCCACGTCGGTGGCGACCAGCACCTGCACCTCGCCATCGCGGAAGGCGTCGAGCGCGCGGACCCGCTCCTTCATGCTGCGGTCGCCGTGCATCACCTCCACACTGATCCCGGCGCGCTGCAGCTGCCCGGAGACCCGGTCCGCGCCGAACTTTGTGCGGGTGAAGACCAGCACCGAGTCCATCCCCGGCCGCTTCAGCAGCTCCAGGAGGAGCCCCGTCTTCTTGCTCTCCTGCACCGGGTAGACGAACTGCTCCACCCCGTCGGCCGTGGTCTTCTGCGGCGCCGCCTCGACGGTGACCGGGTCGCGCAGGCTGTCGTAGGCCAGCGACTTCACCTCGTTCGGCATGGTGGCCGAGAAGAAGAGGGTCTGCCGCTTCTTGGGGCAGTGCCGGAGGATCTCGTTGATCTGCGGGCGGAAGCCCATGTCCAGCATGCGGTCCGCCTCGTCCAGCACCAGCACCTCCAGCCCGGAGAGGTCCACGTTGCCGCGCTCCAGGTGGTCGATCAGGCGCCCCGGCGTGGCGACCAGCACCTCGTAGCCGGCGCGGAGGCCGCGGACGTCGCGGTCCACCGGCGTCCCGCCGTACAGCACCCCCACGAAGAGCTCCGAGCCCTTCGCATACTCGCGCGCGTTCTCGTACACCTGGATCGCCAGCTCGCGCGTGGGGCAGAGGACCAGCGCCTTCAGCCCCTCCCTGCCGCGCAGCCGGTGCAGCGTGGGCAGCATGAACGCCGCCGTCTTTCCGGTCCCGGTCTGGGCCTTGCCCAGTACGTCCTTCCCCTCCAGCGCCTCCGGGATCGCCAGCTGCTGAATGGGGGTCGCCTCCTCGTAGCCCAGCTCCGTCACCGCCCGCACCAGCTCCGGCGCGAGCCCAAGTTCGTTGAAACGCATGTAGCTCCTTTGCAGGCCCGGGCTCTTCCCTTCCGGGTCCGTCTTCGTGCGCGGCCTCGCGCCATGCGCGCGACGGTCCGCTCGGCCTGTTTTCACCTGGCGGTGCGGTGCTCGGGAAGCAGCGGCCGGGACACCCGGGCGGGTCGCCGCGGGGAGCCGAAGGAGCACCGGTGTTGCACCTGCATTCACAAATACAAGTGAATTTAACACATGCGCACGGCTGCCGCCACCCGGCCCCGCGGGACGCTCCCGGAGCGCCGCGCCCCGGATGGGGCCGGCTGACGCGAAAGGTACGGGGCGACCCTCCCGCTGGTGGCGGCACGGTATTTCCCGGGTTACAATTACGCCGATTCGGCCGGAACGGGCCGACGGGCGACCGCGCCGCGGCCGTCCCACGCGCGGAGATGCGGACACAGCGATCTCATGGCAGACCTGCAAAACTTCGTAGGCCCCAACGCGGGCTACGTGCTGGAGCTTTACGAGCGGTACCTGGCCGACCCCGGCTCCGTGGACCCCGGGTGGCAGGACTTCTTCCGCTCGTTCACCCCGCCCGCCCCGGAGGGTGCGGCACCGGCGGGCGCCGTGGCCGGGGGGTACGACCCGGACACCATCGTCGCGGCGCACGAGCTGGCCGAGGCCATCCGCGCGCGCGGGCACACGGCCGCGCGCCTGAGCCCCATCGCCCCGCCGGCCGCGCCGGACCCGGCGCTCCGCCCCGAGGCCCACGGGCTCTCGGAAGCCCAGCTCGCGGACCTTCCCGCGGGGGTGGTGCGCAGCCCCGCCGCGCAGGGCGCCCGCCACGCGGCCGAGGCCGTGGAGAGGCTGCGGGAGCTGTACTCCGCGACCGCCGGCTACGAGTTCGACCACATCCAGGACCCCGCCGAGCGCGACTGGCTCCGCGAGCGCGTGGAGTCCGGGAGCCTCCGCGCTCCGCTGGACGCGGAGCGCCGCCGGGCGCTGCTGCAGCGCCTGTCGCAGGTGGAGGGCTTCGAGCGCTTCCTGCACAAGGCCTTCGTGGGGCAGAAGCGCTTCTCCGTCGAGGGGACGGACATGCTGGTCCCCATCCTGGACCAGGTGATCGAGGACGCGGCGGCCGGGGGTGCGTCGGACGTCGTCATCGGCATGGCGCACCGCGGCCGGCTGAACGTGCTGACGCACGTGCTGGGCAAGCCGTACGAGATGATGGTGGGCGCCTTCATGGGGCGGAAGACGACTCCGGCCTCCGACGCCGGGGTGGAAGACCTTTCCCAGGACGTGAAGTACCACCTGGGGTGGCGCGACGCGAAGCGGGTCGGCGAGCGGGAGGTCACCGTCACCCTCGCGCCCAACCCCAGCCACCTGGAGTTCGTGGACCCCATCGTGGTGGGGATGACGCGCGCCGCCCAGGACGACACCTCGGCCCCGGGCGTGCCCGCCATCGACCACGGCCGCGCGGTGGCCGTGCTCATCCACGGCGACGCGGCGTTCCCCGGCCAGGGGGTGGTGCCCGAGACGCTGAACATGCAGTCGCTGCCCGGCTACGCGGTGGGCGGCACCATCCACCTGATCGCCAACAACCAGGTGGGCTTCACCACCGACCCGCAGCAGGGCCGCAGCACCCGCTACGCCAGCGACCTGGCAAAGGGCTTCGAGATTCCCGTCGTGCACGTGAACGCCGACGACGCCGAGGCCTGCCTGGGCGTGGCCCGCTTCGCCCTGGCCTACCGCGCCCGCTGGGGCAAGGACGTCGTCATCGACCTGGTGGGCTACCGCCGCTGGGGGCACAACGAGGGCGACGAGCCGCTGTTCACCCAGCCCGTGATGTACGGGGTGATCAAGGACCA from Longimicrobiaceae bacterium includes:
- a CDS encoding thiamine pyrophosphate-dependent enzyme, translated to MADLQNFVGPNAGYVLELYERYLADPGSVDPGWQDFFRSFTPPAPEGAAPAGAVAGGYDPDTIVAAHELAEAIRARGHTAARLSPIAPPAAPDPALRPEAHGLSEAQLADLPAGVVRSPAAQGARHAAEAVERLRELYSATAGYEFDHIQDPAERDWLRERVESGSLRAPLDAERRRALLQRLSQVEGFERFLHKAFVGQKRFSVEGTDMLVPILDQVIEDAAAGGASDVVIGMAHRGRLNVLTHVLGKPYEMMVGAFMGRKTTPASDAGVEDLSQDVKYHLGWRDAKRVGEREVTVTLAPNPSHLEFVDPIVVGMTRAAQDDTSAPGVPAIDHGRAVAVLIHGDAAFPGQGVVPETLNMQSLPGYAVGGTIHLIANNQVGFTTDPQQGRSTRYASDLAKGFEIPVVHVNADDAEACLGVARFALAYRARWGKDVVIDLVGYRRWGHNEGDEPLFTQPVMYGVIKDHPTAREAFAARLVEEGVVTREEADASLKRVLDELSATLEGLGEAAAAHGHDT
- a CDS encoding DEAD/DEAH box helicase, coding for MRFNELGLAPELVRAVTELGYEEATPIQQLAIPEALEGKDVLGKAQTGTGKTAAFMLPTLHRLRGREGLKALVLCPTRELAIQVYENAREYAKGSELFVGVLYGGTPVDRDVRGLRAGYEVLVATPGRLIDHLERGNVDLSGLEVLVLDEADRMLDMGFRPQINEILRHCPKKRQTLFFSATMPNEVKSLAYDSLRDPVTVEAAPQKTTADGVEQFVYPVQESKKTGLLLELLKRPGMDSVLVFTRTKFGADRVSGQLQRAGISVEVMHGDRSMKERVRALDAFRDGEVQVLVATDVAQRGLDVEGISHVINYDAPQDPDGYVHRVGRTARAGAKGEAITFMSGGEIGDVRQVELLLGYALPRVELPGYGFGSATEETVYTPELKQPRANRGRRMGKNAGKELSPEQLEKILKAV